One segment of Anomalospiza imberbis isolate Cuckoo-Finch-1a 21T00152 chromosome 2, ASM3175350v1, whole genome shotgun sequence DNA contains the following:
- the SLITRK1 gene encoding SLIT and NTRK-like protein 1, with translation MLLWILLLETSLCFAAGNVTGDVCKEKICACNEIEGDLHVDCEKKGFTSLQHFTAPTSQFYHLFLHGNSLTRLFPNEFANFYNAVSLHMENNGLHEIVPGAFLGLQLVKRLHINNNKIKSFRKQTFLGLDDLEYLQADFNLLRDIDPGAFRDLNKLEVLILNDNLISTLPPNVFQYVPITHLDLRGNRLKTLPYEEVLEQIPGIAEILLEDNPWDCTCDLLSLKEWLENIPKNALIGRVICEAPTRLQGKDLNETTEQELCKKNRVDSSLAAPPAEEETCDPGPIPTPFKIHGKEDPATPGSAPNGGTKIPVNWQIKTKPTAAVSTVSAKSKLPATFSCPHICSCDQIPGSGLKVNCNDRNVSSLVDLKPKPSNVQELFLRDNKIHTIRKSHFLDYRKLNLLDLGNNNIATVENNTFKNLFDLRWLYMDSNYLDTLSREKFAGLQNLEYLNVEFNGIQMIMPGTFNAMPKLRVLILNNNLLRSLPVDVFAGVSLSKLSIHNNYFMYLPVAGVLDQLTSITQIDLHGNPWDCTCPIVPFKQWAEMLRPKVIMSDLRCESPEDFFKEDFESLSNDVICPQLKISPTLTSTNKNSTGLTETGTHSNSYLETSRVSISVLVPGLLLVFVTSAFTVVGMLVFILRNRKRSKRRDANSSASEINSLQTVCDSSYWHNGPYSADGAHRVYDCGSHSLSD, from the coding sequence atgctgctttggATTCTGTTGCTGGAGACGTctctttgttttgctgctggAAACGTTACAGGGGACGTTTGCAAAGAGAAGATCTGTGCCTGCAACGAGATAGAAGGGGATTTGCACGTAGACTGTGAGAAAAAGGGATTTACCAGCCTGCAACATTTCACCGCCCCAACTTCCCAATTTTACCATTTATTCCTGCATGGCAATTCCCTGACTCGACTTTTCCCTAATGAGTTTGCTAACTTTTACAATGCGGTCAGTTTGCACATGGAAAACAACGGTTTGCATGAGATTGTTCCTGGGGCTTTCCTTGGGCTGCAGCTGGTGAAACGCTTGCACATAAACAACAACAAGATCAAATCGTTCAGGAAGCAGACCTTCCTGGGGCTGGACGATCTGGAATACCTCCAGGCAGATTTTAATCTGTTGCGGGATATTGACCCGGGAGCATTTAGGGACTTAAACAAGCTAGAGGTGCTGATTTTAAATGACAATCTCATCAGCACCTTGCCCCCCAACGTGTTTCAGTATGTGCCGATCACCCACCTCGACCTCCGGGGAAACCGTCTTAAAACCTTGCCTTACGAGGAGGTCCTGGAGCAGATCCCAGGCATTGCTGAAATCCTGCTAGAGGATAACCCCTGGGACTGCACTTGCGATCTGCTGTCGTTGAAAGAATGGCTGGAAAACATACCTAAAAACGCTTTGATCGGCAGAGTGATTTGTGAAGCTCCCACTAGGTTGCAGGGCAAAGATTTAAATGAGAccacagagcaggagctgtgtaAAAAGAACAGAGTAGATTCCAGCCTAGCTGCTCCCCCTGCCGAAGAAGAAACCTGCGATCCTGGTCCCATTCCAACCCCCTTTAAAATACATGGCAAAGAAGACCCTGCCACGCCAGGATCTGCTCCAAACGGAGGTACAAAGATTCCTGTCAACTGGCAAATCAAGACCAAACCCACTGCTGCCGTGTCGACAGTGAGTGCGAAGAGCAAACTACCCGCTACCTTTTCCTGCCCGCACATCTGCAGCTGTGATCAGATCCCTGGCTCAGGTTTAAAGGTTAATTGCAATGATAGGAATGTGAGCAGCTTAGTGGATTTGAAGCCCAAGCCTTCCAATGTACAGGAGCTGTTTCTGAGAGACAACAAAATACACACCATCAGGAAATCCCACTTTCTGGATTACCGAAAACTTAATTTACTCGATCTGGGCAACAACAACATTGCCACCGTTGAGAACAACACCTTCAAAAACCTCTTTGATCTCCGATGGCTCTACATGGATAGCAATTACCTAGACACCCTGTCCCGGGAGAAATTTGCTGGGCTGCAAAACCTGGAGTATCTGAATGTGGAGTTTAATGGGATCCAGATGATCATGCCTGGCACCTTCAATGCGATGCCCAAACTGAGAGTCCTCATCCTCAACAACAATCTGCTGAGGTCTCTCCCAGTAGACGTGTTCGCTGGGGTCTCGCTTTCCAAGCTGAGCATACACAACAATTATTTCATGTACCTCCCGGTGGCGGGGGTGCTGGACCAGCTCACCTCCATCACCCAGATCGACCTGCACGGCAACCCATGGGACTGTACTTGCCCTATCGTGCCTTTCAAACAGTGGGCAGAGATGCTGCGCCCCAAGGTGATTATGAGTGACCTGAGGTGTGAGTCTCCTGAAGATTTCTTCAAGGAGGATTTTGAGTCTCTCTCCAATGATGTGATTTGCCCTCAGTTAAAAATCTCTCCCACATTAACTTCTACTAACAAAAACAGCACCGGGTTGACAGAGACAGGTACTCACTCCAACTCCTACTTGGAGACCAGCCGGGTCTCTATTTCGGTGCTAGTGCCAGGGCTTCTGCTGGTTTTTGTGACCTCTGCCTTCACAGTGGTTGGCATGCTGGTTTTCATCCTGAGGAACAGAAAGCGGTCCAAGAGGAGGGACGCCAACTCCTCTGCATCTGAAATCAACTCCTTGCAGACGGTCTGCGACTCATCCTACTGGCACAACGGGCCCTACAGCGCCGACGGGGCCCACAGGGTGTACGACTGCGGCTCCCACTCCCTGTCGGACTga